A section of the Malania oleifera isolate guangnan ecotype guangnan chromosome 2, ASM2987363v1, whole genome shotgun sequence genome encodes:
- the LOC131149800 gene encoding two-component response regulator ARR17 isoform X1 has protein sequence MASCSLSSMGLLDDEEEKPHVLAVDDSLVDRKLLEKLLTNSSCEVTTAESGHRALELLGLGDHAQHVSQNNGTKVNLIITDYCMPGMTGYDLLKKIKESSTMREIPVVIVSSENVPTRIKKCLEEGAQEFMLKPLKQSDVKKLRCHIMNLGNRGTLCMGR, from the exons ATGGCTTCGTGCTCTTTGTCGTCAATGGGGTTATTGGATGATGAGGAGGAGAAACCTCATGTGCTGGCCGTCGATGACAGTCTCGTCGACCGCAAACTCCTCGAAAAGCTCCTCACCAACTCTTCTTGCGAAG TGACAACAGCGGAGAGTGGGCATAGGGCATTAGAACTGTTGGGCCTCGGAGATCATGCCCAGCACGTATCGCAGAATAAC GGTACAAAGGTAAACTTGATAATTACTGATTATTGTATGCCTGGAATGACAGGATATGATCTGCTTAAAAAAATTAAG GAATCATCCACCATGAGAGAGATACCAGtagtgattgtttcatctgaaAACGTTCCCACAAGAATCAAAAA GTGCTTGGAGGAGGGAGCGCAAGAGTTCATGCTCAAGCCTCTAAAGCAATCGGATGTGAAGAAGTTGAGATGTCACATTATGAATTTGGGCAACCGGGGAACTCTTTGCATGGGAAGGTAA
- the LOC131149800 gene encoding two-component response regulator ARR17 isoform X2, whose translation MASCSLSSMGLLDDEEEKPHVLAVDDSLVDRKLLEKLLTNSSCEVTTAESGHRALELLGLGDHAQHVSQNNESSTMREIPVVIVSSENVPTRIKKCLEEGAQEFMLKPLKQSDVKKLRCHIMNLGNRGTLCMGR comes from the exons ATGGCTTCGTGCTCTTTGTCGTCAATGGGGTTATTGGATGATGAGGAGGAGAAACCTCATGTGCTGGCCGTCGATGACAGTCTCGTCGACCGCAAACTCCTCGAAAAGCTCCTCACCAACTCTTCTTGCGAAG TGACAACAGCGGAGAGTGGGCATAGGGCATTAGAACTGTTGGGCCTCGGAGATCATGCCCAGCACGTATCGCAGAATAAC GAATCATCCACCATGAGAGAGATACCAGtagtgattgtttcatctgaaAACGTTCCCACAAGAATCAAAAA GTGCTTGGAGGAGGGAGCGCAAGAGTTCATGCTCAAGCCTCTAAAGCAATCGGATGTGAAGAAGTTGAGATGTCACATTATGAATTTGGGCAACCGGGGAACTCTTTGCATGGGAAGGTAA
- the LOC131149799 gene encoding uncharacterized protein LOC131149799 isoform X3 codes for MQDISMLPSGSSLESPSYSRCNLKQKVSAVEDLVQLDGSGNKIRSSFDDEIFFSTEDKSENIWDGRSSFLDDNFLEEMEYDNSWNCPHRMDDDSAEFLEFETSDFVFEDSYRLKPRGATNLKCSFNILDSPVPHPKHQRSKIINNFTASDGARYPTEERCSDFGGIANHPAWSKFMVEDTRDSLSLVSEESCSSSAVRGEATTDLPKNSIAGESIGRHINDFGSGGHKHDVKHLYDEETRYSKKDVIREQENVNGSKKYSQISNLTRSKLPCGSNFNFWKKSENESWFYENASLDRNSGINSFGRTSERVSSGWTDTFGAFPIPELHNSAKLPSDRYKDSSTIESSPSGHLSSRERSFHQPFGHLHSHNSPIFSNIGLGLGKPDLSSGSKMAGIAPESSLSADPREDAEFPNVIVQESRSSENRKSKSNIPPTNCQKFELENEAFMEHANVIFENAKPVDACEIMDIGGECEKAREKTPEQIESPPVMGNPKVAQFSERTEETSSSSLKVHDTFCTSVDEKNLSALFIRYHHDSQILVPFQDGIKERGDPGPGNGTIVVKGQKKCSDSSHQVMMLESYVLQLLCVQKVLKEASAQDTLKELKRQKNQHQFVLEMPYGNNDKTELSITFLCKVWLLYLHFYFFIWKRMDACVALP; via the exons ATGCAAGATATCAGTATGCTCCCTAGTGGCAGCTCTTTGGAATCACCTTCATACTCAAGGTGCAATCTAAAACAAAAAGTATCTGCGGTTGAAGACTTGGTGCAACTTGATGGCAGTGGTAATAAGATCAGGAGCTCTTTTGATGATGAAATCTTCTTCAGTACTGAAGACAAAAGTGAAAATATATGGGATG GTAGGTCTAGCTTCCTAGATGATAATTTTCTTGAGGAGATGGAATATGATAATTCTTGGAACTGTCCGCATCGAATGGATGATGACTCTGCTGAATTTTTGGAATTTGAGACGTCGGATTTTGTTTTTGAAGATTCCTATCGACTGAAACCACG GGGTGCTACAAACCTGAAATGCAGTTTCAATATCTTAG ATTCACCTGTTCCTCATCCCAAGCATCAAAGATCAAAAATCATCAATAATTTCACTGCTTCCGATGGGGCAAG GTACCCCACAGAAGAAAGATGTAGTGATTTTGGAGGCATAGCCAACCATCCAGCTTGGTCAAAATTTATGGTAGAAGACACCAGGGATAGTTTAAGCTTGGTCAG TGAGGAGTCATGCTCGTCCAGTGCAG TGAGGGGCGAGGCAACTACTGATTTACCGAAAAATTCAATTGCTGGAGAGAGTATCGGAAGACATATCAATGATTTTGGCAGTGGAGGACACAAGCATGATGTAAAACATTTATATGACGAGGAAACAAGGTACAGTAAGAAGGATGTAATTCGAGAGCAGGAGAATGTAAATGGATCAAAAAAATATTCTCAGATATCAAATCTGACAAGGTCAAAATTACCGTGTGGCTCGAACTTTAATTTCTGGAAAAAATCAGAGAATGAAAGTTGGTTTTATGAGAATGCATCTCTTGACAGAAATTCAGGCATCAATTCTTTTGGCCGAACCTCAGAGAGGGTATCCTCAGGTTGGACTGATACCTTTGGTGCATTCCCCATTCCTGAATTACATAATAGTGCCAAATTGCCTTCTGATAGATATAAAGATAGTAGTACTATTGAATCCTCTCCATCTGGGCACCTTTCCTCCAGAGAACGATCATTCCACCAACCCTTTGGTCATCTGCACTCTCATAATTCTCCTATTTTCTCAAACATTGGGTTGGGGCTGGGAAAGCCAGATTTATCATCAGGTTCTAAGATGGCAGGCATAGCTCCGGAGTCATCCCTGTCTGCAGATCCTCGTGAAGATGCAGAGTTCCCTAATGTAATTGTGCAGGAAAGTCGTAGCAGTGAAAATAGGAAGAGTAAATCAAATATCCCGCCAACCAACTGCCAGAAGTTTGAATTGGAGAATGAAGCTTTCATGGAGCACGCCAATGTGATTTTTGAAAATGCAAAGCCAGTGGATGCTTGTGAAATAATGGACATCGGTGGCGAATGTGAGAAAGCAAGAGAGAAAACTCCGGAACAGATAGAAAGTCCACCGGTAATGGGGAACCCCAAAGTAGCGCAATTTTCTGAACGTACAGAGGAGACATCATCTTCATCACTGAAGGTTCATGACACATTTTGCACGAGTGTTGATGAAAAGAA TCTGTCTGCATTGTTTATCAGGTATCATCATGATTCTCAAATTTTGGTTCCATTTCAAGATGGGATTAAAG AGAGAGGAGATCCTGGGCCTGGAAACGGAACAATAGTAGTCAAGGGGCAAAAGAAATGCAGCGACTCAAGTCACCAAGTGATGATGCTTGAAAGCTATGTTCTTCAACTTCTTTGTGTGCAGAAGGTATTGAAGGAGGCATCTGCACAGGACACCTTGAAGGAA TTAAAAAGACAAAAGAATCAGCATCAATTCGTACTTGAAATGCCATATGGAAACAATGATAAAACTGAGCTATCAATTACTTTTCTATGCAAGGTATGGTTACTctatttacatttttattttttcatttggaAAAGGATGGATGCATGCGTAGCACTACCTTAA
- the LOC131149799 gene encoding uncharacterized protein LOC131149799 isoform X2, giving the protein MQDISMLPSGSSLESPSYSRCNLKQKVSAVEDLVQLDGSGNKIRSSFDDEIFFSTEDKSENIWDGRSSFLDDNFLEEMEYDNSWNCPHRMDDDSAEFLEFETSDFVFEDSYRLKPRRGATNLKCSFNILDSPVPHPKHQRSKIINNFTASDGARYPTEERCSDFGGIANHPAWSKFMVEDTRDSLSLVSEESCSSSAVRGEATTDLPKNSIAGESIGRHINDFGSGGHKHDVKHLYDEETRYSKKDVIREQENVNGSKKYSQISNLTRSKLPCGSNFNFWKKSENESWFYENASLDRNSGINSFGRTSERVSSGWTDTFGAFPIPELHNSAKLPSDRYKDSSTIESSPSGHLSSRERSFHQPFGHLHSHNSPIFSNIGLGLGKPDLSSGSKMAGIAPESSLSADPREDAEFPNVIVQESRSSENRKSKSNIPPTNCQKFELENEAFMEHANVIFENAKPVDACEIMDIGGECEKAREKTPEQIESPPVMGNPKVAQFSERTEETSSSSLKVHDTFCTSVDEKNLSALFIRYHHDSQILVPFQDGIKERGDPGPGNGTIVVKGQKKCSDSSHQVMMLESYVLQLLCVQKVLKEASAQDTLKELKRQKNQHQFVLEMPYGNNDKTELSITFLCKVWLLYLHFYFFIWKRMDACVALP; this is encoded by the exons ATGCAAGATATCAGTATGCTCCCTAGTGGCAGCTCTTTGGAATCACCTTCATACTCAAGGTGCAATCTAAAACAAAAAGTATCTGCGGTTGAAGACTTGGTGCAACTTGATGGCAGTGGTAATAAGATCAGGAGCTCTTTTGATGATGAAATCTTCTTCAGTACTGAAGACAAAAGTGAAAATATATGGGATG GTAGGTCTAGCTTCCTAGATGATAATTTTCTTGAGGAGATGGAATATGATAATTCTTGGAACTGTCCGCATCGAATGGATGATGACTCTGCTGAATTTTTGGAATTTGAGACGTCGGATTTTGTTTTTGAAGATTCCTATCGACTGAAACCACG CAGGGGTGCTACAAACCTGAAATGCAGTTTCAATATCTTAG ATTCACCTGTTCCTCATCCCAAGCATCAAAGATCAAAAATCATCAATAATTTCACTGCTTCCGATGGGGCAAG GTACCCCACAGAAGAAAGATGTAGTGATTTTGGAGGCATAGCCAACCATCCAGCTTGGTCAAAATTTATGGTAGAAGACACCAGGGATAGTTTAAGCTTGGTCAG TGAGGAGTCATGCTCGTCCAGTGCAG TGAGGGGCGAGGCAACTACTGATTTACCGAAAAATTCAATTGCTGGAGAGAGTATCGGAAGACATATCAATGATTTTGGCAGTGGAGGACACAAGCATGATGTAAAACATTTATATGACGAGGAAACAAGGTACAGTAAGAAGGATGTAATTCGAGAGCAGGAGAATGTAAATGGATCAAAAAAATATTCTCAGATATCAAATCTGACAAGGTCAAAATTACCGTGTGGCTCGAACTTTAATTTCTGGAAAAAATCAGAGAATGAAAGTTGGTTTTATGAGAATGCATCTCTTGACAGAAATTCAGGCATCAATTCTTTTGGCCGAACCTCAGAGAGGGTATCCTCAGGTTGGACTGATACCTTTGGTGCATTCCCCATTCCTGAATTACATAATAGTGCCAAATTGCCTTCTGATAGATATAAAGATAGTAGTACTATTGAATCCTCTCCATCTGGGCACCTTTCCTCCAGAGAACGATCATTCCACCAACCCTTTGGTCATCTGCACTCTCATAATTCTCCTATTTTCTCAAACATTGGGTTGGGGCTGGGAAAGCCAGATTTATCATCAGGTTCTAAGATGGCAGGCATAGCTCCGGAGTCATCCCTGTCTGCAGATCCTCGTGAAGATGCAGAGTTCCCTAATGTAATTGTGCAGGAAAGTCGTAGCAGTGAAAATAGGAAGAGTAAATCAAATATCCCGCCAACCAACTGCCAGAAGTTTGAATTGGAGAATGAAGCTTTCATGGAGCACGCCAATGTGATTTTTGAAAATGCAAAGCCAGTGGATGCTTGTGAAATAATGGACATCGGTGGCGAATGTGAGAAAGCAAGAGAGAAAACTCCGGAACAGATAGAAAGTCCACCGGTAATGGGGAACCCCAAAGTAGCGCAATTTTCTGAACGTACAGAGGAGACATCATCTTCATCACTGAAGGTTCATGACACATTTTGCACGAGTGTTGATGAAAAGAA TCTGTCTGCATTGTTTATCAGGTATCATCATGATTCTCAAATTTTGGTTCCATTTCAAGATGGGATTAAAG AGAGAGGAGATCCTGGGCCTGGAAACGGAACAATAGTAGTCAAGGGGCAAAAGAAATGCAGCGACTCAAGTCACCAAGTGATGATGCTTGAAAGCTATGTTCTTCAACTTCTTTGTGTGCAGAAGGTATTGAAGGAGGCATCTGCACAGGACACCTTGAAGGAA TTAAAAAGACAAAAGAATCAGCATCAATTCGTACTTGAAATGCCATATGGAAACAATGATAAAACTGAGCTATCAATTACTTTTCTATGCAAGGTATGGTTACTctatttacatttttattttttcatttggaAAAGGATGGATGCATGCGTAGCACTACCTTAA